TTGGAGTACACCATTCAATATATGAAAGAGCGAACTGCGTTTGGAAAAAGCATTTCTAAATTTCAGGCCTTGCGTCATAGAGTGGCACAACTTGCCAGTGAAATTGAAGTGAGCAAAACCTTTAATTATGTTACGGCTAAACGTTTAAACGATGGCGAATATGTAGTAAAGGAAGCTACAATGAGCAAGCTAATTTCTACTAAAGTTGCCGATGAGGTAATGACCGAATGTCTGCAGTTTTTAGGCGGTTATGGATATATGGAAGAATATCCGTTGGCGCGTTTACTGCGCGACAGTAGGCTAGGGCCAATAGGTGGCGGAACTTCTGAAATACTTAAGGAAATTATTTCAAAAATGGTTATTGAAGGGAAAGAGTATAAGCCTGCAACTTAAAATTATAACCTAAACTTTAAGAATGAAGAATATCAGGAAAAGTCATTTTCTCACACTACTATTTTTTTTAATTACCGCAGCAACTTTTGCTCAAAGTGAGCTAAAAGGAAAAGTAGCCGATTTTTTAACCTTTCAACCCATTGAAAGCGCCAGTGTGTACATTAAAAATACCACCGTAGGTTCCATAACTAATGCCGATGGAAATTTCGTTTTAAAAGTGCCACAACAAAACTTGCAGGATACCTTGGTTATTTCGTCCATCGGGTACAAAAGTTTTAATGTAGTAATCACTGAATTTGAAAACGGCTCCGATATTTATTTGGAAGAAGATGTTGCTTCCTTAGATGAAGTTGTAATAGTTGCAGATCCGCGCCCTACTACCGGCAATGGTATTGTGCAAAAAGCCATTGAAAAACTTCCGGGCAATTTGCCTGAAGTTGCGTATCTGCAAAAAGGATTTCTTCGTCATAAAGAACGCAATAAAAAGGAATACAAATGGCTTATTGAAAGCGCTATAACTTTATACGATTCCAGCTATGCAGCCGGGGCAAAAAATTATTTAAAAATAAATGTAGACGAAACCCGCAAAAGCTACGATCTACGAGATATAGACAGTCTGTTTACGTATTCGGCCTATTTAAAGAGCATCGGGTCTAAGGCCGGAAATATTAATAAAAATACCGTAAAAACTTCAGCTTTAATTGAAGCCATAAAATGGAACGACAGCCGAGTAAATGGTTTGGGCAATCTATTTAAAGGGAGGCTTAATATAGTTAGAAATTCGGATGTTTCGGGGGCTTTGTTCGGTACAAATACTTTGGAAATGCACCAGTTTAAATTAGATACAATTTTAGTAGATAACGGTAGAAAACTCTATAAAATTAAAATTGAAAAAGGTGCAGATTTTGTAGGCTTAAGCACGCCTAATATTTATAATGAAGGTTTTGAACCCAAAGGGTGGATTTATATTTATTACGACAATTACGCCATTAAAAAAGTGGAATACGAACTAATTGCTGCATCCGATGTTCAAAAAAGAAGGAGCAAAAGTCTTTTTGATACGCAAACAATCCATAAACTTGTTATAACGTATAAGGACTATAACGGAAAAATGTACCCCAATTATGTGTATTACGAAACGCCAAAACTTGTAAATACGGGCGACCGATCTTCCGATAGAATAAAAACTGAAGCCGAACCAGGCTTTGATAAGGGCGAGCAATACTACTATACTGTTCAAGAAATTTTATTTACCGATATAATCCGTGACCCAGAATTGGTAAGCCAAGAATTGCTTCAAAACAACTGGGATGCAGATGTTTTTTCCAGCAAACCCTACAATGCTCTTTTCTGGGAAAATTACAACGTATTGTTGGAGAGTAAAGAAGAGCAGAAGCTTATTCAGGATTTGAGCAAACGTGCTTCATTGTATAAAGAGTGATTTTTTTTAAATTCTGTGTTTGTAATTCAATATTAAATATTACTTTTGCCGACCTAAAGAGAGGAGGTGATGACACTATGTTAATTATACCAGTTAAAGACGGAGAAAATATCGACAGAGCGCTAAAGCGTTTTAAGCGTAAATTTGATCGTACAGGAACAATGCGCCAATTGCGTGCGCGACAAGCTTTCACAAAGCCTTCAGTTAAGAAGAGAGCGCAAATGCAGAAAGCACAATATATTCAGAACTTAAGAGATCAGGAAGAAATCTAGTATTTCTTTTTTGAAGAGAGAATCTAAAAATCCGTTGGAACTAATTTCCATCGGATTTTTTTTATGGGTGAAAGCCATTGGGTTGTTAAGTTATTGCGTTATTTTTAGGATCTCGTAACTAAAATGGAATTGTTAACGAAACTAGCAAAATGTCTTTTCAAGCTTTTACAGATTATCTCCAACTCGAAAAAAAGTATTCGCCAAACACCATAACTGCTTATTTAAAAGATTTGCGCGATTTTGGGAAATTTGCTTCGGACGAATATCAGTATGCCAATATTGATACGGTAAATTATGCAATTGTACGTAGTTGGATTGTAATGCTTGTAGATTCGGGTATTTCAAATCGTACGGTAAACCGAAAAATATCCTCGCTTAATACCTATTATAAGTTTCTGTTGAAAATAGGGCAGATAGAGGTTAATCCGTTGGCAAAGCACAAATCGCTTAAAATTTCAAAAAAAATTCAAGTGCCATTTTCAGAAACCGAAATTAGTAGCGTGCTGGAATTCCTAGCATTGCAAAGTGATTTTATAGGATTGCGCGACCGGTTAATTGTAGAGCTTTTTTATTCTACAGGAATTCGAAGGGCAGAATTAATTAATATAAAGTTAAGCGACGTATCACTTTCACAAAAAACAGTAAAAGTATTGGGCAAACGGAACAAAGAGCGCATTATGCCACTTTTGCCCATAGTAATACAAACCATAGAGGCGTATGTGCCCCATCGAAACCAACTGGAAAACAGCAACGATTCGGAATACCTATTTCTTACCCAAAAAGGGGTTAAAATCTACGAAAATCTTGTTTATCGTATTATAAATTCATACTTTAGTAAAACTTCAGAAAAGGTAAAGAAGAGTCCGCATATTTTGCGGCATTCTTTTGCTACCCATCTTTTAAATGAAGGAGCAGATATAAATGCGGTAAAGGAGTTGTTGGGTCATTCCAGTTTAGCTTCTACCCAGGTTTACACACAAAACAGTATAGCAAAATTGAAAGAAGTTTATAAAAGCTCCCATCCACGAAACTAAAAAATTGAGACAGACTTATGGCATAAAAATACGTAACGTATAAACTTAAAAAATTATATAATATGAAAGTAAACGTACAAACTCCCAATTTTGCAGCGAAAGAGGAACTTTTAGTATTTGTAGAAAAAAAGTTGTCTAAGCTAGAGCAGTATTACGATAAAATAGTATTTGCAGATGTATTTTTAAAAGTTCAGAAAACAAGTGAGAAGGAAAATAAAATCGTAGAAGTATTGCTAAGTTTGCCTGGCGATGAGGTTATGGTGAAAAAAGAAGCAAAAACCTTTGAAGAGGCTACAGATGAAGTTGTTAAGGCGATGGAGCGACAGCTAAAAAAAAGAAAGCAAAAACAAAAAGCATATTTATAGTATTATTTTTTAGAAAAAGTTTTGTAGAAAAAATAATTTCTCTACATTTGCAGTCCGTTAGAAATAGCGGACTTTTTTATGGCTGAAAAACAGTCTTAAAAAGAGGTCAAAAAGCCGATGTAGCTCAGCTGGCTAGAGCAGCTGATTTGTAATCAGCAGGTCGTGGGTTCGAGTCCCTCTATCGGCTCAATAATTCAGAATTATGAATTCGGAATTATGAAAAGTAAAAAGTAGATTTTTAAATCTGCAAGTTCATTAGGATTATTGAAAGTTTTAGTTGTGAATTCTGCATTCTTAATTCATAATTGAAAAATTGGGGAGATACTCAAGCGGCCAACGAGGGCAGACTGTAAATCTGCTGACTACGTCTTCGCAGGTTCGAATCCTGCTCTCCCCACAAATGAGTGTATAGCTGAAAGAGGATCTTCGCAGGTTCTCCCGAAGCTTCGGGACTGCTCTCCCCACAAATGAGTGTATAGCTGAAAGAGGATCTTCGCAGGTTCTCCCGAAGCTTCGGGACTGCTCTCCCCACAAATGAGTGTATAGCTGAAAGAGGATCTTCGCAGGTTCTCCCGAAGCTTCGGGACTGCTCTCCCCACAAACAATTTTTGCTTAGGCAGAAATTGAAAAAATCAAATTTCAATAAACAAATTCCAAATGGGTTTGCTTGATGTTTGAAAATAGTTCTTTAATAGATTGGAAAATATCTTTTTTGGTTAAATTCTTAATCAATTTCAATTTCCGTTGGAATTTGGGATTTGTTATTTGGAATTTATTCAAAAAATTGCGGGAGTAGCTCAGTTGGTAGAGCGTCAGCCTTCCAAGCTGAATGTCGCCGGTTCGAACCCGGTCTCCCGCTCAAGAAAGTTCTTTAAAATGTGTAGATATTGTTTTTTACAATATTTCCATAAAAATTTAGAGAGCAGGGTACTAGGTTTATGCCGAGTGCAGTCTAGGTAATCCCGGTCTCCCGCTCTAAAAAGTTATAGGTTAAGTTTTTTTTATAATAATCTTGACTTATAGGCTTTAAACTGTCACCCTGAGCGCAGTCGAAGGGCAGAAACCAAAAACGCCGGTGTAGCTCAGGGGTAGAGCGTTTCCTTGGTAAGGAAGAGGTCATGGGTTCAATTCCCATCATTGGCTCAAGTTGTAAATACAATAGAACACTAATATATAACTAAGATTAAAACTAATACAAAATGGCAAAAGAAAAATTCGATCGGTCAAAACCACACTTAAATATTGGTACAATTGGACACGTAGATCACGGAAAAACAACCACTACTGCAGCTATTACTAAAGTTTTGGCGGATGCAGGATATTCAGCAGCGACATCATTTGATCAAATTGATAATGCGCCAGAAGAAAAAGAAAGAGGTATTACAATTAACTCTTCTCACGTAGAGTATCAAACAGCTAACCGTCACTACGCACACGTTGACTGTCCTGGTCACGCGGATTACGTAAAAAACATGGTTACTGGTGCTGCCCAAATGGACGGTGCTATTCTTGTAGTTGCTGCTACAGATGGTCCAATGCCACAAACACGCGAGCACATCCTTTTAGGTCGCCAAGTAGGTATTCCTAGAATTGTTGTGTTTATGAATAAAGTAGACTTAGTTGATGACGAAGAGTTGTTAGAATTAGTTGAAATGGAAATCCGTGACCTTCTTAACTTTTACGAGTACGATGGTGATAACGGACCCGTAGTTCAAGGTTCTGCTCTTGGTGCACTTAACGGTGAGCAAAAATGGGTAGATGCGCTTCTTAAATTAATGGAAGAAGTTGATCAATGGATTGAAGAGCCAGTTCGTGATATCGAGAAGCCTTTCTTGATGCCTATCGAAGACGTTTTCTCAATTACTGGTCGTGGAACTGTTGCTACAGGTCGTATCGAAACTGGTATTGCTAAAACTGGAGATCCAGTTGAAATCATCGGTATGGGAGCTGAAAAATTAACTTCTACAATTACTGGTATTGAAATGTTCCGTCAAATCCTTGATAGAGGTGAAGCTGGTGATAACGCTGGTATCCTACTTAGAGGTATTGAAAAAACACAGATATCTAGAGGTATGGTTATTACTAAGCCAGGTTCTGTAACTCCACACGCTAAATTCAAAGCTGAGGTTTATATCCTTAAGAAAGAAGAAGGTGGGCGTCACACTCCATTCCACAACAACTACCGTCCACAGTTCTACGTTCGTACAACTGACGTAACTGGAACAATTATGCTTCCTGATGGTGTTGAAATGGTTATGCCTGGTGATAACTTAACTATTACTGTTGAGTTGCTTCAACCAATCGCAATGAATGTAGGTCTTCGTTTCGCTATCCGTGAAGGTGGACGTACTGTAGGTGCAGGTCAGGTAACTGAAATTTTAGAATAATTATTATATCATTAAAAGTTCTGGGTGTCTCGAATTTACTTCGAGATACCTTGGCTTTTAAAGTGGGTTTAACCAATCTGTTGGTCTGTAAACCTGTGTTGTAATTCAGATTGCTGAATTAAAAATAGTTTAACGCTCGCATACTAATCGGGAGTAAAACTAAAAGAAAGATAAAATAGAAATATTTATCTACGGGTTTAGCTCAGTTGGTAGAGCACTGGTCTCCAAAACCAGGTGTCGTGAGTTCGAGTCTCGCAACCCGTGCTAAATATCTGCTAAAACAGGTAGCCCAAAATTTGGGAACAAGAAATTTTAATAGCGACGTCATGGTAAACTATATTACAGAATCGTATAAAGAACTTAAAAATCACGTTACCTGGCCTACGTGGGCAGAAGCGCAGAAGTTAACTGTTATTGTAGCGGTTTTTTCTGTTCTCTTGGCTTTGGCTGTATGGGGTGTAGATACCGTTTTCAGCAAAGTGGTCGGAATATATTTTGATTGGATCAAGTCGTAAAAAAATGACCGAAACAACAAATACAAAAAAGTGGTACGTAGTCCGTTCAGTTAGTGGGCAGGAAAACAAGATTAAATCGTATATCGAAAGCGATATTAAACGATTGGGCCTTGAAGATTATGTTGATCAGGTGCTGGTACCTACTGAAAAGGTAATTCAAATTCGCAACGGAAAAAAGGTAAACAAAGAACGTGTTTACTTTCCGGGCTATATAATGATCCAAGCTAACTTAGGGGGTGAAATTCCACATATTATAAAATCTATAAATGGGGTAATTGGCTTTTTGGGTGAAACCAAAGGTGGAGACCCTGTGCCGCTCAGACAATCTGAAGTAAACAGAATGTTAGGTAAAGTAGATGAGCTATCTGTAAAAGACGATAGTGTAAATATACCTTTTACCATTGGCGAAACCGTAAAAGTTATAGATGGTCCATTTAACGGATTTAACGGAACGGTAGAAAAAATTAATGAAGAAAAACGCAAACTCGAAGTAATGGTGAAGATTTTCGGAAGAAAAACACCACTGGAATTGAGTTATATGCAAGTAGAAAAAGTTTAATTGTTACGCTTAATAGGTTTTTTCGAAGGCTTCCACTTTTGAATAACCACATCAAAAATTAGAAATGGCAAAAGAAATCAGTAAAGTAGTTAAGTTGCAAGTTCGTGGAGGTGCTGCTAACCCATCACCACCAGTAGGACCTGCTCTTGGTGCTGCCGGTGTTAACATCATGGAGTTCTGTAAGCAGTTTAATGCCAGAACCCAGGATAAGCAAGGAAAGGTATTGCCAGTAGCGATCACGGTTTTTAAAGATAAATCTTTCGATTTTATCATTAAAACTCCACCCGCTGCCGTTCAAATACTAGAAGCTGCTAAAGCAAAAAAAGGCTCCGGTGAACCACACGCAAAAAAAATAGCCACAATCTCTTGGGACCAAATTAAAACGATCGCGGAAGATAAAATGCCCGATCTTAATGCATTTACCATCGAGTCTGCTATGAAAATGGTAGCTGGTACTGCACGTTCTATGGGAGTTAAAGTAAAAGGTGATGCACCTTTTTAATTTGAAAAAAGAAACTATAAAATGGCACGATTAACTAAAAAGCAAAAGGAAGCTAAACTAAAGGTAGAGGATAGAACCTATACCGTGGCCGAAGCTTCTGCTTTAATAAAAGATATCACCAGCGTAAACTTTGATGCTTCCGTTGACCTTGCAGTGCGCCTTAACGTAGATCCACGTAAAGCGAACCAAATGGTTAGAGGCGTTGTTACCCTTCCGCACGGAACCGGTAAAGACGTAAAAGTTTTGGCATTGGTAACTCCAGATAAGGAAGCCGAAGCCAAAGAAGCAGGAGCAGATTACGTAGGTCTTGATGAGTACCTCGACAAAATTAAAGGAGGATGGACAGATGTTGACGTAATTGTAACTATGCCAAGCGTTATGGGTAAATTGGGTCCTTTAGGACGTATATTAGGGCCTCGTGGCCTTATGCCAAACCCTAAAACAGGTACAGTAACAATGGACGTTGCTAAAGCCGTTTCAGATGTAAAAGCTGGTAAAATCGACTTTAAAGTAGATAAAACCGGTATCGTACACGCAGCAATTGGAAAAGCATCTTTTGATGCCGAAAAAATTGCCGGAAACGCAAGAGAATTATTAACAACCCTCGTTAAACTTAAACCACAAGCGGCAAAAGGTATATACATTAAAAGTATTTATATGTCTAGTACTATGAGCCCAGGAGTTGAAGTTGACACAAAAAGGTTTACTGAGCAGTAAAAACTGGAAATTATGACAAGAGAAGAAAAATCACAAGTAATTGAAACGTTGACTGCACAGTTGTCTGATAGTGCTAATATTTATTTAGCAGATATTTCAGGCCTTAATGCAGGGAACACTACCAACCTTCGTCGTGCTTGTTTTAAAGCAGGTGTGCAGTTGGCAGTGGTTAAGAACACGTTGCTTAAAAAAGCAATGGAGAGTTCTGATAAAGACTTTGGCGAATTAACAGAAATACTAAAAGGCAACACGTCTTTAATGTTTTCTGAAACAGGTAACGCACCTGCCAAGGTAATTAAAGAATTTAGAAAAAAATCTGATAAGCCGCTTTTAAAAGGAGCCTATATCCAAGAATCAATTTACGTTGGCGACAACCAATTGGATAGTCTGGTTGAACTTAAATCTAAAGACGAACTTGTTGGAGAAATTATCGGGTTGTTACAATCGCCTGCTAAAAATGTTATCTCGGCTCTTAAGAGTGGTGGTAGTACAATCGCGGGAATTGTTAAAACCTTATCCGAAAAAGAAGGATAAAACCTTTAAAACTCCTTTTTTAAATGGAGATTTAAAGAAATGGTATTGCACTAATTTAATTTATATAAACACAATTATTTTTAAAAACGATAGAAATGGCAGATTTGAAAGATTTCGCAGAACAATTAGTTAACTTAACAGTAAAAGAAGTTAATGAGTTAGCTACAATATTAAAAGACGAGTACGGTATAGAGCCTGCAGCTGCTGCAGTAGCTATGGCCGGACCTGCTGCTGGTGGTGGAGAAGCCGCTGAAGAGCAATCAGAATTCACAGTAATGTTGAAGGCTGCTGGTGGTTCTAAACTTGCAGTTGTAAAACTAGTTAAAGAATTAACTGGTGCTGGTCTTAAAGAAGCAAAAGAATTAGTTGATAGTGCTCCTTCTCCAATAAAAGAAGGTGTATCTAAAGATGAAGCAGAAGCTTTAAAAGCACAACTAGAAGAAGCTGGAGCTGAGGTTGAGCTTAAGTAAGCTTACAACGTTCCAAACCTTAAGGTTTAGGTCTTCCCGATAGTTCGGGAAAGGCCTAAACCATTTTGCGTATATAATGGTTAACCCCTTTTTTATACGTTTTTTCAATTTCATTTTAATTAAAATTCCGTCCATAGATGTCAGCAACGCAAACTGAAAGATTGAATTTTTCCTCTGTAAAAAATAAGCCGGATTACCCCGACTTTTTGGACATTCAGATTAAATCCTTTCAGGATTTTTTCCAGTTGGAAACCAAATCAGAAGAAAGAGGCCAAGAAGGATTGTATAAAACCTTTTTGGAAAATTTCCCGATTACCGATACCCGTAATCAATTCGTTTTAGAGTTTTTAGACTATTTCGTAGATCCACCAAGATATTCCATTCAGGAATGTATAGAACGTGGCCTTACCTATAGCGTCCCTCTTAAAGCGCGTTTAAAACTGTACTGTACAGATGCCGAACACGAAGATTTTGAAACTATCGTGCAGGACGTTTACCTCGGTACTATTCCTTACATGACCCCTAGCGGAACTTTCTGCATTAATGGGGCCGAACGTGTTGTGGTTTCACAACTTCACCGTTCACCTGGTGTGTTCTTTGGCCAATCTTTCCACGCAAATGGAACGAAGCTTTACTCTGCCCGTGTTATTCCTTTTAAAGGATCTTGGATTGAGTTTGCCACAGACATCAACAGCGTAATGTACGCCTATATAGATCGTAAGAAAAAATTACCTGTAACAACACTATTCCGTGCTATTGGCTTTGAAAGGGATAAAGATATTCTTGAAATATTTGACCTGGCAGAAGAAGTAAAAGCTTCAAAAACTGGACTTAAAAAATATATTGGCCGTAAACTTGCCGCCCGTGTACTTAAAACGTGGCATGAAGATTTCGTAGATGAAGATACCGGCGAGGTTGTATCTATTGAACGTAACGAAATTGTTTTAGACCGTGATACCGTTCTTGAAAAAGAGCACATTGATGAAATCATTGAATCTGGCTCAAAAACAATCTTGTTGCACAAAGAGGATAACCTATTGGCAGATTACGCCATTATTCACAATACACTGCAAAAAGATCCTACCAACTCCGAAAAAGAAGCGGTAGAACATATTTATAGACAACTTCGTAACGCTGAACCACCGGATGAAGAAACTGCGCGTGGCATTATACACAAACTTTTCTTTAGCGACCAGAGATATAACCTTGGGGAAGTAGGCCGTTACAGAATGAATAAAAAACTGGGTCTTGATATCCCTATGGACAAGCAAGTGCTTACCAAGGAAGATATTATTACCATTGTAAAATACTTAATCGAGCTTATTAATTCCAAAGCTGAGATTGATGATATTGATCACCTTAGTAACCGTCGTGTACGTACTGTAGGCGAACAACTTTCCCAGCAGTTTGGAGTAGGTCTGGCACGTATGGCACGTACCATCCGCGAACGTATGAACGTGCGTGACAACGAGGTGTTTACACCTATAGATTTGATTAATGCGAAAACACTTTCGTCAGTAATCAACTCTTTCTTTGGTACCAACCAGCTTTCGCAGTTTATGGACCAAACCAACCCACTTGCAGAGATTACGCATAAGCGTCGTCTTTCGGCACTTGGGCCTGGAGGTTTATCACGTGAAAGAGCAGGTTTTGAGGTTCGAGATGTACATTATACACATTATGGCCGACTTTGCCCAATTGAAACTCCAGAAGGACCAAACATTGGTTTAATATCTTCACTTTCTGTGTTTGCCAAAGTAAACAACCTAGGCTTTATTGAAACGCCATATCGAAAAGTGAATGATGGGAAAATTGATTTTAAAAATGAATCGATCTACCTTTCTGCTGAAGAAGAGGAAGATATGCACATTGCCCAAGCTAACATTCCATTGTCAGACAATGGAGTAATTGAAGCTGAAAAGGTTATTGCGCGTATGGAAGGCGATTTCCCATTGGTAGATCCAACTGTATTAAATTATGCAGACGTTGCACCAAACCAGATTGCTTCTATTTCGGCCTCGTTAATTCCGTTCCTTGAGCACGATGATGCTAACCGTGCTTTGATGGGCTCAAACATGATGCGCCAGGCGGTACCATTATTAATTGCAGATTCGCCAATCGTAGGAACAGGTCTTGAAAGACAAGTTGCTTCAGATAGTCGTGTGCTAATAAATGCCGAAGGTGATGGTGTAGTTGAATATGTTGATGCTAATGAAATTACTATAAAATACGACCGTACCGAAAACCAACGTATGGTTAGTTTTGATGCGGATGAAAAAACGTATCAACTAGTAAAATTCAGAAAAACAAACCAAAGTACTTCCATTAACCTAAAGCCTATTGTAAGTAAAGGCGATAGAGTGAAAAAAGGTCAGGTACTTTGCCAAGGATACGCTACCGAAAAAGGTGAATTGGCACTCGGACGAAATATGAAGGTTGCCTTTATGCCTTGGAAAGGGTACAACTTTGAGGATGCAATTGTTATTTCTGAAAAAGTAGTTCGCGAAGATATTTTTACTTCTATTCATATAGACGAATATTCGCTGGAAGTTCGCGATACCAAACTAGGTAACGAAGAATTAACGAACGATATTCCAAACGTATCGGAAGAGGCTACTAAAGATTTGGATGAGTATGGAATGATCCGTATTGGAGCCGAGGTAAAGCCCGGTGACATCCTAATCGGAAAAATTACGCCAAAAGGTGAAAGTGATCCTACGCCAGAAGAAAAATTGCTTCGCGCCATATTTGGTGACAAAGCAGGCGATGTAAAAGATGCTTCACTTAAAGCTTCACCTTCATTGCACGGTGTAGTCATAGAGAAAAAGCTTTTTGCCCGTGCCGTTAAAGACAAACGCAAGCGCGCAAAAGACAAAGAAGACATCGCAGAACTTGAAGCAAAATACGAAGCAAAATTTGTTGCACTTCAAGATGTTTTAGTTGAAAAGCTTTTCGCTATCGTAGGTGGAAAAACAGCACAAGGTATCAGCAATGATCTTGGTGAAATAGTTTTCCCTAAAGGAAAGAAATTTACATTAAAAATGCTTCACGCAGTTGACGATTACACTCACTTAATTGGAGGTACTTGGACAACCGATGATGAAACCAACGAATTGGTGGCAGATTTAATGCACAACTATAAAATTAAGGAAAACGATCTTCAAGGTAACTTGCGTAGAGAGAAGTTTACCATCTCTGTAGGTGATGAGCTTCCTTCAGGAATTTTGAAACTTGCCAAAGTTTACGTTGCTAAAAAACGTAAACTAAAAGTAGGAGACAAGATGGCGGGACGTCACGGTAACAAAGGTATTGTTGCACGTATTGTACGTGAAGAAGATATGCCTTTCCTCGAAGACGGAACCCCGGTAGATATCGTGTTAAACCCTCTTGGGGTACCATCGCGTATGAATATTGGGCAAATTTATGAAACGGTACTTGGATGGGCTGGTCAAAAATTAGGACGCAAGTATGCGACTCCAATTTTCGACGGAGCAACAATAGACCAGATTAATGAATTAACAGATGAAGCTGGAATTCCGAGATACGGGCATACCCATCTATTCGACGGTGGAACTGGTAAGCGTTTTGATCAACCTGCAACCGTAGGGGTAATCTATATGCTAAAA
This region of Aequorivita marisscotiae genomic DNA includes:
- the rpsU gene encoding 30S ribosomal protein S21; protein product: MLIIPVKDGENIDRALKRFKRKFDRTGTMRQLRARQAFTKPSVKKRAQMQKAQYIQNLRDQEEI
- a CDS encoding carboxypeptidase-like regulatory domain-containing protein, which encodes MKNIRKSHFLTLLFFLITAATFAQSELKGKVADFLTFQPIESASVYIKNTTVGSITNADGNFVLKVPQQNLQDTLVISSIGYKSFNVVITEFENGSDIYLEEDVASLDEVVIVADPRPTTGNGIVQKAIEKLPGNLPEVAYLQKGFLRHKERNKKEYKWLIESAITLYDSSYAAGAKNYLKINVDETRKSYDLRDIDSLFTYSAYLKSIGSKAGNINKNTVKTSALIEAIKWNDSRVNGLGNLFKGRLNIVRNSDVSGALFGTNTLEMHQFKLDTILVDNGRKLYKIKIEKGADFVGLSTPNIYNEGFEPKGWIYIYYDNYAIKKVEYELIAASDVQKRRSKSLFDTQTIHKLVITYKDYNGKMYPNYVYYETPKLVNTGDRSSDRIKTEAEPGFDKGEQYYYTVQEILFTDIIRDPELVSQELLQNNWDADVFSSKPYNALFWENYNVLLESKEEQKLIQDLSKRASLYKE
- the tuf gene encoding elongation factor Tu gives rise to the protein MAKEKFDRSKPHLNIGTIGHVDHGKTTTTAAITKVLADAGYSAATSFDQIDNAPEEKERGITINSSHVEYQTANRHYAHVDCPGHADYVKNMVTGAAQMDGAILVVAATDGPMPQTREHILLGRQVGIPRIVVFMNKVDLVDDEELLELVEMEIRDLLNFYEYDGDNGPVVQGSALGALNGEQKWVDALLKLMEEVDQWIEEPVRDIEKPFLMPIEDVFSITGRGTVATGRIETGIAKTGDPVEIIGMGAEKLTSTITGIEMFRQILDRGEAGDNAGILLRGIEKTQISRGMVITKPGSVTPHAKFKAEVYILKKEEGGRHTPFHNNYRPQFYVRTTDVTGTIMLPDGVEMVMPGDNLTITVELLQPIAMNVGLRFAIREGGRTVGAGQVTEILE
- the rplJ gene encoding 50S ribosomal protein L10, translated to MTREEKSQVIETLTAQLSDSANIYLADISGLNAGNTTNLRRACFKAGVQLAVVKNTLLKKAMESSDKDFGELTEILKGNTSLMFSETGNAPAKVIKEFRKKSDKPLLKGAYIQESIYVGDNQLDSLVELKSKDELVGEIIGLLQSPAKNVISALKSGGSTIAGIVKTLSEKEG
- the nusG gene encoding transcription termination/antitermination protein NusG; this encodes MTETTNTKKWYVVRSVSGQENKIKSYIESDIKRLGLEDYVDQVLVPTEKVIQIRNGKKVNKERVYFPGYIMIQANLGGEIPHIIKSINGVIGFLGETKGGDPVPLRQSEVNRMLGKVDELSVKDDSVNIPFTIGETVKVIDGPFNGFNGTVEKINEEKRKLEVMVKIFGRKTPLELSYMQVEKV
- the hpf gene encoding ribosome hibernation-promoting factor, HPF/YfiA family — translated: MKVNVQTPNFAAKEELLVFVEKKLSKLEQYYDKIVFADVFLKVQKTSEKENKIVEVLLSLPGDEVMVKKEAKTFEEATDEVVKAMERQLKKRKQKQKAYL
- the rplK gene encoding 50S ribosomal protein L11 → MAKEISKVVKLQVRGGAANPSPPVGPALGAAGVNIMEFCKQFNARTQDKQGKVLPVAITVFKDKSFDFIIKTPPAAVQILEAAKAKKGSGEPHAKKIATISWDQIKTIAEDKMPDLNAFTIESAMKMVAGTARSMGVKVKGDAPF
- the rplL gene encoding 50S ribosomal protein L7/L12, whose amino-acid sequence is MADLKDFAEQLVNLTVKEVNELATILKDEYGIEPAAAAVAMAGPAAGGGEAAEEQSEFTVMLKAAGGSKLAVVKLVKELTGAGLKEAKELVDSAPSPIKEGVSKDEAEALKAQLEEAGAEVELK
- the rplA gene encoding 50S ribosomal protein L1 produces the protein MARLTKKQKEAKLKVEDRTYTVAEASALIKDITSVNFDASVDLAVRLNVDPRKANQMVRGVVTLPHGTGKDVKVLALVTPDKEAEAKEAGADYVGLDEYLDKIKGGWTDVDVIVTMPSVMGKLGPLGRILGPRGLMPNPKTGTVTMDVAKAVSDVKAGKIDFKVDKTGIVHAAIGKASFDAEKIAGNARELLTTLVKLKPQAAKGIYIKSIYMSSTMSPGVEVDTKRFTEQ
- a CDS encoding tyrosine-type recombinase/integrase, whose amino-acid sequence is MSFQAFTDYLQLEKKYSPNTITAYLKDLRDFGKFASDEYQYANIDTVNYAIVRSWIVMLVDSGISNRTVNRKISSLNTYYKFLLKIGQIEVNPLAKHKSLKISKKIQVPFSETEISSVLEFLALQSDFIGLRDRLIVELFYSTGIRRAELINIKLSDVSLSQKTVKVLGKRNKERIMPLLPIVIQTIEAYVPHRNQLENSNDSEYLFLTQKGVKIYENLVYRIINSYFSKTSEKVKKSPHILRHSFATHLLNEGADINAVKELLGHSSLASTQVYTQNSIAKLKEVYKSSHPRN
- the secE gene encoding preprotein translocase subunit SecE, with amino-acid sequence MSSSLATRAKYLLKQVAQNLGTRNFNSDVMVNYITESYKELKNHVTWPTWAEAQKLTVIVAVFSVLLALAVWGVDTVFSKVVGIYFDWIKS